The Sporosarcina sp. Te-1 DNA window AACGGGGTACGGTCGGTGTCATGGGTGGAGAAACGTTCCATGTCGGCGTGGATCCTGTCGAGGTTGTGGATACTACGGGTGCGGGAGATGCATTTATGGCAGGCGTCCTGCGGGAGCTTTATGAAAAGGGAGTACCTGATAATCGGCAAGGATGGCTTGAAATCATTCGCTTTGCGAA harbors:
- a CDS encoding PfkB family carbohydrate kinase; this translates as MGGETFHVGVDPVEVVDTTGAGDAFMAGVLRELYEKGVPDNRQGWLEIIRFANRIGALATTKQGALTALPRINDL